One genomic segment of Oncorhynchus kisutch isolate 150728-3 linkage group LG15, Okis_V2, whole genome shotgun sequence includes these proteins:
- the serpine2 gene encoding glia-derived nexin, producing MGLPSLLCLCVLVTLCGHRGVLSQAPSYGERGSDLGLQVFLQVARSRPQENVVLSPHGVASILGMLLPGTHGETRRQLLTALRYKKNGPYKMLRKLHKTLTAKSNQDIVTIANAMFSQQGFPMEEAFMSSSRANFQCESRTLDFTDTQVAAATINDWVNNQTKGHIPTLVKADMLDGALTRLVAVNAIYFKGLWKSRFQLENTKIRTFNAGDGNAYKVPMMSQLSVFNIGLASTPQGLNYKVIELPYHGNSISMLIALPSEEDTPLVDVIAHISTATIQSWTKLLHQRKVRLLLPKFTAEAEVDLRASLSALGITDIFDEGKADFRHLSTEPVYVSKALQKAKIEVNEDGTKAAAATTAILMARSSPPWVIVDRPFLFLIRHNPTGTILFMGQVNQP from the exons aTGGGCCTCCCCTCGttactgtgcctgtgtgtgctggTGACCCTGTGTGGCCACCGGGGGGTGCTCTCCCAGGCCCCCTCCTATGGCGAACGGGGCTCCGACCTGGGGCTCCAGGTATTCCTGCAGGTGGCCCGCTCCAGACCCCAGGAGAACGTGGTGCTTTCCCCCCACGGCGTGGCCTCCATCCTGGGCATGCTGCTGCCAGGCACCCATGGAGAGACCCGCAGGCAGCTCCTCACAGCACTCCGTTACAAGAAGAATG GCCCTTATAAGATGTTAAGGAAGCTCCACAAGACGCTGACAGCCAAGTCCAACCAGGACATCGTGACTATCGCCAACGCTATGTTCTCCCAGCAGGGCTTCCCTATGGAGGAGGCCTTCATGTCTTCCAGCAGGGCCAACTTCCAGTGTGAGAGCCGGACCTTGGACTTCACTGACACCCAGGTGGCTGCAGCCACCATCAATGACTGGGTCAACAACCAGACCAAAG GCCACATCCCCACTCTGGTCAAGGCAGACATGTTGGACGGCGCTCTGACCCGCCTGGTGGCCGTCAACGCCATCTACTTTAAAGGCCTGTGGAAGTCCCGCTTTCAGCTGGAGAACACCAAGATAAGAACCTTCAACGCGGGAGACGGCAATGCATACAAGGTCCCTATGATGTCCCAGCTGTCGGTCTTCAACATTG GTCTGGCCAGCACACCCCAGGGGCTGAATTATAAGGTCATTGAGCTACCGTATCACGGCAACAGCATAAGCATGCTGATCGCCCTGCCATCGGAGGAGGACACGCCCCTAGTTGATGTCATTGCTCACATCAGCACAGCCACGATACAGAGCTGGACCAAGCTGTTGCACCAGAGGAAGGTTCGCCTGCTGCTGCCCAA GTTTACTGCTGAAGCCGAAGTGGACCTGCGAGCCTCCCTCTCAGCCCTGGGGATAACAGACATATTTGATGAGGGCAAAGCCGACTTCAGACACCTCA GTACAGAGCCTGTGTATGTATCTAAAGCGCTACAGAAAGCTAAGATAGAAGTCAATGAGGATGGAACCAAAGCAGCTGCTGCCACGA CTGCCATCTTAATGGCCAGGTCTTCTCCACCTTGGGTCATCGTAGACCGacccttcctcttcctcatccgGCACAACCCAACAG GTACGATCCTCTTCATGGGCCAGGTAAATCAGCCTTGA